One window of Gammaproteobacteria bacterium genomic DNA carries:
- a CDS encoding type II toxin-antitoxin system ParD family antitoxin → MGTTRKTITLTEQQDQWIKTQIAAGEYTNDSEYIRDLVRRDQEQNAKFKALKQALQEGLDSGISDKTVSDIWEEAEKRYRAKNG, encoded by the coding sequence ATGGGAACTACTCGAAAGACGATCACCTTAACGGAGCAGCAAGATCAGTGGATCAAAACGCAGATTGCGGCGGGCGAGTACACGAACGACAGCGAATATATTCGTGATCTTGTGCGCCGCGATCAAGAGCAAAACGCCAAGTTCAAAGCGTTGAAACAGGCGCTTCAGGAAGGGTTGGACAGTGGTATAAGCGACAAGACCGTAAGCGATATTTGGGAAGAAGCAGAAAAACGCTATAGAGCGAAGAATGGCTGA